A single genomic interval of Dysidea avara chromosome 6, odDysAvar1.4, whole genome shotgun sequence harbors:
- the LOC136257911 gene encoding homogentisate 1,2-dioxygenase-like, translating into MLHNYLIIAPQTLTTRVSTYPMELKYHPGFGSEISSEALPHALPKGQNSPQQCPYGLYAEQLSGSAFTCPRETNRRSWLYRIIPSAKHKPFVSIEQGNMSNNFDKWQPNPNQLRWKPFKLPEDGKNVDFVEGISTVCGAGDPRCRSGCVVHVYTCNKSMKDKCFYNSDGDFLIVPQLGPLHIKTEFGELHVDPLEIVVIQQGMRFSVDVTGPSRGYILEVFDTHFQLPNLGPIGANGLANPRDFLAPVAKFEQCEVSTGYTVVSKYQGKLFAATQYHSPFDVVAWHGNYYPYKYDLRNYMVINSVSFDHADPSIFTVLTCPSTKPGVAVADFVIFPPRWCVQEHTFRPPYYHRNCMSEFMGNLCGQYDAKKDNLPGGATLHSMMTPHGPDGKTFDHTSQMELKPVKVEGTMSFMFESSFSLALTEWGEKTCCTLDDDYYKCWQDLTSKFDPNWKPSEDDGKQSHTTSTTT; encoded by the exons ATGCTCCATAATTATCTTATTATTGCACCCCAAACACTTACAACCCGAGTTTCAACCTACCCAATGGAATTGAAG TACCATCCAGGTTTTGGTAGTGAAATATCATCTGAAGCATTACCACATGCTCTACCAAAAGGACAG AATAGTCCTCAGCAATGTCCTTATGGACTTTATGCTGAACAACTTTCAGGATCTGCTTTCACTTGTCCCAGGGAAACTAACCGTCGAAG TTGGTTGTACAGGATTATTCCATCTGCTAAGCATAAACCGTTTGTTTCCATTGAACAAGGAAACATGTCAAACAACTTTGACAAGTGGCAGCCAAATCCCAATCAG TTGAGGTGGAAGCCATTCAAGTTACCAGAGGACGGTAAAAATGTTGACTTTGTAGAA GGGATTTCCACAGTGTGTGGTGCAGGTGATCCACGATGTCGCAGTGGATGTGTAGTACATGTTTACACTTGTAATAAGTCAATGAAGGACAA GTGTTTCTACAATTCTGATGGAGACTTTCTCATTGTTCCTCAGTTGGGTCCACTCCATATTAAAACAGAATTTGGAGAATTACATGTCGACCCACTTGAGATTGTAGTCATACAG CAAGGAATGAGGTTTAGTGTTGATGTCACTGGTCCATCACGAGGCTACATCCTGGAGGTGTTTGACACTCACTTTCAGTTACCGAACCTTGGACCAATCG GTGCCAATGGTCTTGCTAATCCAAGAGATTTTCTTGCTCCAGTTGCCAAATTTGAGCAATGTGAAGTCTCAACTGGTTACACTGTAGTTAGCAAATACCAAGGAAAGCTGTTTGCTGCAACTCAG TATCATTCACCTTTTGATGTGGTTGCTTGGCATGGAAACTACTATCCATACAAGTATGACCTCCGCAACTATATGGTGATAAATTCAGTCTCCTTTGATCATGCG GATCCCTCCATATTTACTGTGCTCACATGTCCATCAACAAAGCCGGGGGTGGCAGTGGCAGACTTTGTCATCTTCCCACCACGCTGGTGTGTACAGGAGCACACATTCAGACCACCATACTATCATCGTAACTGTATGAGTGAATTCATGGGGAACCTATGTGGACAGTATGATGCCAAG AAGGACAATCTTCCTGGTGGTGCTACCCTTCACTCCATGATGACACCACATGGGCCTGATGGTAAAACATTTGATCACACCAGTCAGATGGAGTTGAAGCCTGTGAAGGTGGAGGGTACCATG TCATTCATGTTTGAGAGCTCATTCAGCCTGGCCCTCACAGAGTGGGGAGAGAAGACATGTTGTACACTGGATGATGACTACTACAAGTGTTGGCAAGACCTCACCAGCAAGTTTGATCCTAACTGGAAACCTTCTGAGGATGATGGTAAACAGAG CCATACTACTTCTACAACTACTTAG
- the LOC136257910 gene encoding T-complex protein 1 subunit theta-like, with amino-acid sequence MAMHVPSAGFASMLKEGAKHYHGLEEAVFRNITACRDLAQITRTSYGPNGMDKMVVNHLEKLFVTNDAATILKELEVQHPAAKMIVMATEMQEQEVGDGTNFVLVFSGALLEQAEGLLRMGLSPSDVIEGYEMAAKKVLEILPSLVCYTLKDLQDVKEVSRAIHTAIASKQYGNADFLSDLVAEACVSILPKSHNNFSVDNVRVSKILGSGVLSSEAMHGMVFKREVEGDVTKVKDAKIVVYTCEFDAMGTETKGTVLIKSASELMNFSKGEEDQIEQQVKQLSELGINVVVTGGKVGEMSLHFLNKYNIMAVRLLSKFDVRRLCNTVQATSLPKMVPPSQDEIGHCDIVEIGEIGDTNIIVFKQEKEESAVSTIIVRGSTDNIMDDIERAVDDGINTFRTIVKDKRFVPGAGATEIELARQLSSYAQTCPGLEQYAIKAFGEGLESLVRALAENAGYKGTEVISKLYAAHQEDGSQNIGFDNEGEGASVKDAAAAWIIDCYLLKVWAIKLATNAVNTVLRVDQIIMAKPAGGPKPRDNPNWDEDR; translated from the exons ATGGCCATGCACGTACCATCCGCGGGGTTTGCGTCCATGTTAAAGGAAGGAGCGAAG CATTACCATGGACTAGAGGAGGCAGTATTTAGAAACATCACAGCTTGCAGAGATCTAGCTCAAATAACACGAACTTCATACGGACCAAATG GTATGGATAAAATGGTCGTCAATCATTTGGAGAAGTTATTTGTCACAAACGATGCTGCTACCATCTTGAAAGAGCTAGAG GTCCAACACCCTGCTGCCAAAATGATTGTCATGGCAACAGAGATGCAAGAACAAGAG GTTGGAGATGGTACAAATTTTGTTCTGGTGTTCAGTGGAGCATTACTGGAACAAGCTGAGGGTCTGTTGAGGATGGGTCTGTCACCTAGTGATGTTATTGAAGGCTACGAAATGGCTGCTAAAAAAGTTTTGGAGATTCTACCAT CCCTAGTGTGTTACACATTAAAGGACCTACAGGATGTAAAGGAGGTCTCACGAGCCATTCATACTGCCATAGCCAGCAAGCAG TACGGCAACGCTGACTTCTTATCAGATCTAGTAGCTGAGGCTTGTG TTTCAATTCTTCCTAagagtcataataattttagcGTGGATAATGTCAGAGTATCAAAAATATTG GGGTCTGGTGTGTTGAGCTCAGAAGCAATGCACGGAATGGTATTTAAAAGAGAAGTAGAAG GTGATGTTACTAAAGTCAAAGATGCTAAGATAGTAGTGTACACTTGTGAGTTTGATGCAATGGGCACAGAGACGAAG GGAACTGTGTTGATCAAGTCTGCTAGTGAGTTGATGAACTTTAGTAAAGGAGAAGAAGACCAGATAGAACAA CAAGTGAAGCAGTTATCAGAGTTAGGTATCAATGTTGTGGTTACTGGTGGTAAAGTAGGAGAGATGTCGTTACACTTTCTCAACAAGTACAACATCATGGCTGTCAG ATTGTTATCGAAGTTTGATGTACGGAGACTCTGCAATACTGTCCAGGCAACGTCCTTACCTAAAatg GTTCCTCCCAGTCAGGATGAGATAGGACATTGTGATATTGTTGAGATTGGAGAAATTGGTGACACAAACATTATTGTATTTAAACAAG AAAAAGAGGAGTCGGCAGTCAGTACTATAATAGTGAGAGGCTCTACTGATAATATTATGGATGATATTGAGAGAGCAGTAGATGATGGGATTAATACCTTCAGGACCATCGTAAAG GATAAGAGATTTGTTCCTGGAGCTGGGGCTACTGAAATTGAACTAGCACGACAATTATCCTCATATGCTCAG ACATGTCCTGGTCTAGAGCAGTATGCCATCAAGGCATTCGGAGAAGGACTGGAATCTTTAGTGAGAGCATTAGCTGAAAATGCTGGATACAAG GGTACTGAGGTGATATCCAAGTTGTATGCTGCCCATCAAGAGGATGGTAGTCAGAATATCGGGTTTGATAATGAG GGTGAAGGGGCATCAGTTAAAGATGCCGCAGCAGCTTGGATTATTGATTGCTACTTGTTGAAGGTGTGGGCCATCAAACTAGCTACTAATGCAGTCAACACTGTCCTCAGGGTGGATCAG ATTATCATGGCAAAGCCGGCTGGAGGGCCGAAGCCTCGGGATAACCCTAATTGGGATGAAGATAGGTGA